A genomic segment from Actinoplanes sichuanensis encodes:
- a CDS encoding ferric reductase-like transmembrane domain-containing protein — protein MSDDALWYFARGSGVVSLILLTVVVALGVGARSGRPAFGLPRFAVSLVHRNAALLSVVFLAGHVVALLFDSYAKLDLIDLVVPFVGEYSPFWQGLGTVALDLILAIVATSLLRHRIGAPAWRAVHWAGYLCWPVALAHGLGAGSDSGTWWLWAISLACLAVVVAAVVWRTSAGFEAFAGRAARRRPLTLSR, from the coding sequence ATGAGCGACGACGCGCTCTGGTATTTCGCCCGGGGCAGCGGGGTCGTCTCGCTGATCCTGCTGACCGTGGTGGTGGCGCTCGGTGTCGGTGCCCGGTCCGGACGGCCGGCGTTCGGGTTGCCGCGTTTCGCGGTCAGCCTGGTCCACCGCAACGCCGCCCTGCTCAGCGTGGTGTTTCTGGCCGGCCACGTGGTCGCGCTGCTGTTCGACTCGTACGCGAAGCTGGACCTGATCGATCTGGTGGTGCCGTTCGTCGGCGAGTACAGCCCGTTCTGGCAGGGGCTCGGCACGGTGGCCCTGGACCTGATCCTCGCGATCGTGGCGACCAGCCTGCTCCGGCACCGGATCGGAGCCCCGGCCTGGCGGGCCGTGCACTGGGCGGGCTACCTCTGCTGGCCGGTCGCCCTCGCCCACGGTCTCGGCGCCGGAAGTGACTCGGGCACCTGGTGGCTGTGGGCGATCTCGCTCGCCTGCCTCGCCGTCGTGGTGGCGGCGGTCGTCTGGCGTACCTCCGCCGGTTTCGAGGCCTTCGCGGGCCGAGCGGCCCGCCGTCGCCCCTTGACCCTTTCTCGTTGA
- a CDS encoding NADH-ubiquinone oxidoreductase-F iron-sulfur binding region domain-containing protein has protein sequence MTTSSVVASESRLSSGSGHGPLPALTGAEIIAMARDAGITGRGGAGFPVWRKLAAVAAAGRPAVVIANAAEGEPASGKDKALLTAAPDLIVDGLELVARAVGARTTYLYAPAGAHSSLRSLPVELRTAPDAFVSGEESAAVAAVTGRDAVPADKRIRITESGAGGAPTLVQNVETLAHLALIARYGPGWFRAAGTADEPGTFLATISGAVRRPGAVVEAGYGVRLGDLIAAAGGPTGRLRAVLVGGYHGGWVPADPDLPVSRAAMARYGASPGAGVVVALPAGSCGLVESARIASYLAGAVAGQCGPCVNGLPRMAQTLSDLALRRVRPGLPAEVDRLARLVTGRGACRHPDGTARLVLSAMRAFDTDVAAHLSGHCLAEEGR, from the coding sequence ATGACCACCAGTTCGGTCGTCGCGTCGGAGTCACGACTGTCGAGCGGTTCGGGGCACGGACCGCTGCCCGCACTGACCGGCGCCGAGATCATCGCCATGGCCCGCGACGCCGGGATCACCGGGCGTGGGGGAGCGGGTTTCCCGGTGTGGCGCAAACTCGCCGCGGTCGCCGCCGCCGGCCGACCGGCCGTGGTGATCGCGAACGCCGCCGAGGGCGAACCGGCTTCCGGCAAGGACAAGGCCCTGCTCACCGCGGCGCCCGACCTGATCGTGGACGGGCTCGAGCTGGTCGCCCGGGCGGTCGGAGCGCGAACCACCTACCTGTACGCACCGGCCGGGGCCCACAGCTCACTGAGATCGCTTCCGGTCGAGCTCCGGACCGCGCCCGACGCGTTCGTCTCCGGTGAGGAGTCGGCGGCGGTCGCGGCGGTCACCGGGCGCGACGCGGTGCCGGCCGACAAGCGGATCCGGATCACCGAGTCCGGCGCCGGCGGCGCGCCGACCCTGGTCCAGAACGTCGAGACACTCGCCCATCTGGCGCTGATCGCACGGTACGGGCCGGGCTGGTTCCGGGCCGCCGGAACCGCCGACGAGCCGGGCACCTTCCTGGCCACGATCAGCGGCGCGGTGCGACGGCCCGGGGCGGTCGTCGAAGCCGGGTACGGCGTCCGGCTCGGTGACCTGATCGCCGCCGCCGGTGGACCGACCGGCCGGTTGCGGGCGGTCCTGGTCGGCGGATATCACGGCGGCTGGGTGCCGGCCGACCCCGATCTACCGGTCAGCCGGGCCGCGATGGCCCGCTACGGCGCCTCCCCGGGCGCGGGTGTGGTGGTCGCCTTGCCGGCCGGGTCCTGCGGGCTGGTGGAGAGCGCCCGGATCGCGAGCTACCTGGCCGGGGCGGTCGCCGGGCAGTGCGGCCCGTGTGTCAACGGCCTGCCCCGGATGGCGCAGACCCTCTCCGACCTGGCGCTGCGCCGGGTTCGGCCGGGGCTGCCCGCCGAGGTGGACCGCCTGGCCCGGCTGGTCACCGGCCGGGGTGCCTGCCGCCACCCGGACGGCACGGCCCGTCTGGTCCTGAGCGCGATGCGCGCCTTCGACACCGACGTCGCCGCGCACCTGTCCGGACACTGCCTGGCCGAGGAGGGGCGATGA
- a CDS encoding ferredoxin, with product MNRLHIDWTACDGRGLCTELLPELLVEDDWGYPAARTGGDLTVPVALAGEAREAVSRCPALALRLVRAEG from the coding sequence ATGAACCGGCTGCACATCGACTGGACGGCCTGCGACGGGCGGGGGCTGTGCACCGAACTCCTGCCGGAACTGCTGGTGGAGGACGATTGGGGCTATCCGGCCGCGCGGACCGGCGGTGACCTGACCGTGCCGGTGGCTCTGGCGGGCGAAGCCCGCGAGGCGGTCAGCCGTTGCCCGGCGCTGGCGTTGCGCCTGGTCCGCGCGGAAGGCTAG
- a CDS encoding CaiB/BaiF CoA transferase family protein: MTAPLDGLLVADFSRVLAGPLATMTLADLGATVVKVERPGSGDDTRGWGPPWTAGSSAYFDGLNRSKYSLALDLTADRDLSAARELAARADVLVHNLRPAGMRGFGLDYETVAEINPAVVYCTVTGFGPDTDLPGYDFLVQAVGGLMSITGDPHGDPTKAGVALVDVLTAKDATIGILAALHKRERTGHGDHVQVNLLSSLLGSLVNQASGYLATGTAPGRMGNRHPSIAPYETLRCADGPIAVACGNDRQFGRLCAELGIASVAGDPRFADNPARVAHRDELVAALEKALAADTAANWERRLTAAGVPAGLVGDIGDAIRRADSHGLEPLVALPSGGAQIRHPITWTRASVARAADPPALGEHTETLRAWLSDTSGAPLPSLPRGPGATPAPGNG, from the coding sequence ATGACCGCTCCCCTGGACGGCCTGCTGGTCGCCGACTTCAGCCGGGTCCTGGCCGGGCCGCTCGCCACGATGACGCTGGCCGACCTGGGCGCCACGGTCGTCAAGGTGGAACGCCCGGGCAGCGGCGACGACACCCGCGGCTGGGGTCCGCCGTGGACGGCCGGTTCGTCGGCGTACTTCGACGGACTCAACCGGAGCAAATACAGTCTCGCCCTCGACCTGACCGCCGACCGGGACCTGTCGGCCGCCCGTGAGCTCGCGGCCCGCGCCGACGTGCTGGTGCACAACCTGCGACCGGCCGGGATGCGCGGGTTCGGGCTCGACTACGAGACGGTCGCGGAGATCAACCCGGCGGTCGTCTACTGCACGGTCACCGGATTCGGGCCGGACACCGACCTGCCCGGCTACGACTTCCTGGTGCAGGCCGTCGGCGGCCTGATGAGCATCACCGGCGATCCGCACGGTGATCCGACGAAGGCCGGGGTCGCGCTGGTCGACGTGCTGACCGCCAAGGACGCGACGATCGGCATCCTGGCCGCGCTGCACAAACGCGAACGTACCGGCCACGGCGACCACGTCCAGGTGAACCTGCTGTCCAGCCTGCTCGGCAGCCTGGTCAACCAGGCCTCCGGATACCTGGCGACAGGCACCGCGCCGGGCCGGATGGGCAACCGGCATCCGTCGATCGCCCCCTACGAGACCCTGCGTTGCGCGGACGGGCCGATCGCGGTGGCCTGCGGCAACGACCGCCAGTTCGGCCGGCTCTGCGCTGAGCTGGGGATCGCGTCGGTGGCCGGGGATCCGCGGTTCGCCGACAATCCGGCCCGGGTCGCCCATCGCGACGAACTGGTCGCCGCCCTGGAGAAGGCGCTGGCCGCCGACACCGCCGCGAACTGGGAACGGCGTCTGACCGCCGCGGGGGTCCCGGCCGGGCTGGTCGGCGACATCGGCGACGCGATCCGCCGGGCCGACTCCCACGGTCTGGAACCGCTGGTCGCGCTGCCGAGCGGCGGTGCCCAGATCCGCCACCCGATCACCTGGACCCGGGCGTCGGTCGCCCGCGCCGCCGACCCGCCCGCCCTCGGCGAGCACACCGAGACCCTGCGGGCCTGGCTCTCCGACACCTCCGGAGCACCACTCCCTAGCCTTCCGCGCGGACCAGGCGCAACGCCAGCGCCGGGCAACGGCTGA
- a CDS encoding Pr6Pr family membrane protein, whose protein sequence is MLAAVVGLYSADYPILAYTTQSSVIAIGYYCGVLYWMHRRVTVEAAAPRLRVAVLSWVLLSGLVLHFVLAGGANPIPGVLTGDPADVSSFLLHYVLPIMVFADWLLFRPYGQARWRDLPGWMLFPLGYAAIVLARGALVTGRYPYPFLNPDRRGWDGVGLWIAALAVAFALVAALLIATDRLRRPKMPTQGH, encoded by the coding sequence GTGCTGGCAGCCGTCGTCGGGCTGTACAGCGCCGACTACCCGATCCTGGCGTACACCACGCAGAGTTCGGTCATCGCGATCGGCTACTACTGCGGGGTCCTCTACTGGATGCACCGCCGGGTGACGGTCGAGGCTGCGGCACCCCGGCTGCGGGTGGCGGTGCTGTCCTGGGTCCTGCTGAGCGGGCTGGTGCTGCACTTCGTGCTGGCCGGCGGCGCGAACCCGATTCCCGGCGTGCTCACCGGCGATCCGGCCGACGTCTCGTCGTTCCTGCTGCACTACGTGCTGCCGATCATGGTGTTCGCCGACTGGCTGCTGTTCCGCCCGTACGGCCAGGCCCGCTGGCGTGACCTGCCGGGCTGGATGCTGTTCCCGCTCGGCTACGCGGCGATCGTGCTGGCCCGCGGCGCGCTGGTGACCGGGCGCTACCCGTACCCGTTCCTGAATCCGGACCGCCGCGGCTGGGATGGCGTCGGTCTGTGGATCGCCGCGCTGGCCGTCGCGTTCGCCCTGGTGGCAGCCCTGCTGATCGCCACCGATCGACTGCGCCGCCCGAAAATGCCCACGCAGGGTCATTAA
- a CDS encoding MarR family winged helix-turn-helix transcriptional regulator has protein sequence MTRDVVDEIAGAWDAELPGVVGAELAVSKRAARLSALLNAPVEARLARLGLTKAEYDILAVLRSAGEPYRLRPSVLTQRLALTSGGTSNVLRRLTAAGLIERDPDPSDARSSWVRLSADGAVKAEEAVRAASAAQTALLRDVPPEVTATAITALRDILIALGDTAD, from the coding sequence GTGACCAGGGACGTGGTGGACGAGATCGCCGGAGCGTGGGACGCCGAACTGCCCGGCGTCGTCGGCGCCGAACTGGCCGTCAGCAAACGCGCCGCCCGACTGTCCGCGCTGCTCAACGCCCCGGTCGAGGCCCGGCTGGCGCGACTCGGACTGACCAAGGCGGAGTACGACATTCTGGCCGTGCTGCGGTCGGCCGGCGAACCCTACCGGCTACGTCCGTCGGTGCTCACCCAACGGCTCGCGCTCACCTCCGGCGGCACCAGCAACGTGCTGCGGCGGCTGACCGCCGCCGGGCTGATCGAGCGCGACCCGGACCCGTCCGACGCGCGCAGCTCCTGGGTGCGCCTGTCGGCCGACGGCGCCGTCAAGGCCGAGGAGGCGGTGCGCGCGGCGAGCGCCGCCCAGACCGCGCTGCTACGCGACGTCCCGCCCGAGGTCACGGCCACCGCCATCACCGCCCTGCGGGACATTCTGATCGCTCTGGGTGACACGGCCGACTGA
- a CDS encoding amidohydrolase family protein gives MTQAKAIFCTAIGTPDDARREIASARESGVLATMHAGGGQVAALDGAGLLGPHLNLVHVNGMTSDEAKLLADTGTGVTVTPIVEATMGHGRSPWSTLRAAGGRAGLGTDVVVNAPPDLFEPMRDTLRQHRMDSGTMHPAADVLAAATIDSARAIGLGGEIGLIETGRRADLILLDGLAPLPGDTDVTGAVVTCLGVPDVHTVIVDGRVVKHDGRLTVLDLPELRRATRRILSVTS, from the coding sequence GTGACCCAAGCAAAAGCCATTTTCTGTACGGCCATCGGCACCCCGGACGACGCGAGGCGAGAGATCGCGTCCGCCAGAGAGAGCGGGGTGCTCGCCACCATGCACGCCGGTGGTGGCCAGGTGGCGGCGCTGGACGGAGCCGGCCTGCTCGGCCCGCACCTGAACCTCGTCCACGTCAACGGGATGACCTCCGACGAGGCGAAACTGCTGGCCGACACCGGCACCGGGGTCACCGTCACGCCGATCGTCGAGGCGACCATGGGTCACGGCCGGTCACCGTGGTCCACTCTGCGCGCCGCCGGTGGCCGAGCCGGGCTGGGCACCGACGTCGTGGTCAACGCCCCGCCCGACCTGTTCGAGCCGATGCGCGACACCCTCCGTCAGCACCGCATGGACTCCGGAACCATGCATCCGGCCGCCGACGTGCTGGCCGCCGCCACCATCGACAGCGCCCGCGCGATCGGCTTGGGCGGCGAGATCGGCCTGATCGAAACCGGTCGCCGTGCCGATCTGATCCTGCTCGACGGGCTCGCCCCCCTGCCGGGTGACACCGACGTCACCGGTGCGGTGGTCACCTGTCTGGGTGTGCCGGATGTGCACACCGTGATCGTCGACGGCCGGGTGGTGAAACACGATGGTCGCCTGACCGTCCTCGACCTGCCCGAACTCCGCCGTGCCACTCGCCGGATTCTCTCCGTGACGAGTTGA
- a CDS encoding CPBP family intramembrane glutamic endopeptidase — MTRPRSLLVLGAVVAVLVTVNVANKYGPHGTGLIAGPLVALGLVLFARRTGLTWHELGLSRRTLVPGLKYALGAIAVVAVVYAVGAAIPFTRPAFQDVRYHLHLSAALLTAFVVVPLGTVLLEEVAFRGVLMGLVNRHRGAVWASITSSALFGLWHILPSLRLNSANGAVSSVLGTGLTGQVLAVAGAVGFTALAGLLLCELRRRSGSLLAAAALHWATNGLGLLITAGLAAARLT; from the coding sequence GTGACCCGTCCCCGTTCCCTTCTCGTTCTCGGCGCCGTCGTGGCCGTGCTCGTCACGGTCAACGTCGCCAACAAGTACGGCCCGCACGGCACCGGCCTGATCGCCGGTCCGCTGGTCGCGCTGGGACTGGTCCTGTTCGCCCGCCGCACCGGCCTCACCTGGCACGAGTTGGGGCTGTCCCGCCGTACCCTGGTGCCGGGTTTGAAATATGCCCTCGGCGCCATCGCGGTGGTCGCCGTCGTCTACGCCGTCGGCGCGGCGATCCCGTTCACCCGGCCCGCCTTCCAGGACGTGCGTTACCACCTGCATCTGAGTGCCGCGCTGCTGACCGCGTTCGTGGTGGTGCCGCTCGGCACCGTCCTGCTGGAGGAGGTCGCCTTCCGGGGAGTGCTGATGGGCCTGGTCAACCGGCATCGCGGCGCGGTCTGGGCGAGCATCACGTCGTCGGCGCTGTTCGGTCTGTGGCACATTCTGCCGTCCCTGCGTCTGAACAGCGCGAACGGCGCGGTCAGTAGCGTCCTCGGCACCGGGCTGACCGGCCAGGTGCTGGCCGTCGCGGGGGCGGTCGGGTTCACCGCACTGGCCGGTCTGCTGCTGTGCGAGCTGCGCCGTCGCAGCGGCAGTCTGCTGGCCGCGGCGGCCCTGCATTGGGCGACGAACGGCCTGGGCCTGCTGATCACCGCCGGCCTGGCCGCCGCCCGCCTCACCTAG
- a CDS encoding helix-turn-helix domain-containing protein yields the protein MAGQVRRVAQPPASGAAIGGRLRAARQTRGLTLQQVADATTLNKGFISRLERDEVSPSVASLVSICEVLGIRVGELFEPPATSLVRAGEGRPINFGGTDVRELLLTPGTQSQLQVIHSTIAPGGNGGEELYTLDCEVEFVYVISGSLEIRLSAETVLLSSGDAFTFPGREPHTWVNATSGATEVVWVLAPAP from the coding sequence ATGGCTGGCCAGGTCCGGCGGGTGGCCCAGCCACCGGCCTCCGGCGCGGCGATCGGCGGCCGGCTGCGCGCCGCCCGGCAGACACGCGGTCTCACCCTGCAGCAGGTCGCCGACGCCACCACCCTGAACAAGGGTTTCATCAGTCGGCTGGAGCGCGACGAGGTGTCGCCGTCGGTGGCGTCGCTCGTCTCGATCTGCGAGGTGCTCGGCATCCGGGTCGGCGAGCTGTTCGAGCCGCCCGCGACGTCACTGGTCCGCGCCGGCGAGGGCCGCCCGATCAACTTCGGCGGCACCGACGTCCGCGAGCTGCTGCTCACCCCCGGCACGCAGAGCCAGCTGCAGGTCATCCACTCGACGATCGCGCCCGGCGGCAACGGTGGCGAGGAGCTGTACACGCTCGACTGCGAGGTCGAGTTCGTCTACGTGATCAGCGGCAGCCTGGAGATCCGGCTCTCCGCGGAGACCGTCCTGCTGAGCAGCGGTGACGCCTTCACCTTCCCCGGCCGCGAGCCGCACACCTGGGTGAACGCCACCTCCGGCGCCACCGAGGTGGTCTGGGTCCTCGCCCCCGCGCCGTAA
- a CDS encoding cyclase family protein — protein sequence MRVRRIVDLSVPVGAGTQIYPGDPEPRLNVHATVPTDGFNLLRIEMGSQTGTHVDAPYHFRDDAPRLHELDLGLFTGPGVVLDVRGLAPRTPITWDLIDPAGLGPGVIALICTGWSRFYGTEAYFDHPYLDADACRNMLDLGVRTFCVDAVNIDETPSEIGYPVHHLIAKAGGVIGENFRNLELIDFPDPLVSCLPIALENADGAPVRAVACELED from the coding sequence ATGCGCGTCCGCCGCATCGTCGATCTGTCCGTGCCGGTCGGCGCCGGAACACAGATATATCCGGGCGATCCTGAACCGCGGCTGAACGTGCATGCCACCGTGCCGACCGACGGTTTCAACCTGCTGCGCATCGAGATGGGTTCGCAGACCGGCACCCACGTGGACGCGCCGTACCACTTCCGGGATGACGCGCCCCGCCTGCACGAACTCGACCTGGGCCTGTTCACCGGGCCGGGCGTGGTCCTCGACGTGCGCGGCCTGGCGCCCCGCACCCCGATCACCTGGGACCTGATCGACCCGGCCGGTCTCGGACCCGGCGTGATCGCGCTGATCTGCACCGGATGGTCACGGTTCTACGGCACCGAGGCGTACTTCGATCACCCGTACCTCGACGCCGACGCCTGCCGGAACATGCTCGACCTGGGTGTCCGCACGTTCTGTGTGGACGCCGTCAACATCGACGAGACACCTTCGGAGATCGGCTACCCGGTGCACCACCTGATCGCGAAGGCGGGCGGCGTGATCGGCGAGAACTTCCGCAACCTGGAACTGATCGACTTCCCCGACCCCCTGGTGTCCTGTCTGCCGATCGCCTTGGAGAATGCAGACGGGGCGCCGGTACGGGCGGTCGCGTGCGAGTTGGAGGACTGA
- a CDS encoding RNA-guided endonuclease InsQ/TnpB family protein, translating to MAEGVERGYRYRFYPTPAQAQLLTKTFGCVRLVYNLGLEARQDAWQSRQETLGYGATSALLTGWKKTPEFAFLNEVSCVPLQQTLRHLDTAYTKFFAGQTRFPRFKSKKRSRRSAEFTSSAFTFRDGELRLAKLMDTPLAVVWSRPLPAGVAPKTVTVSQDRAGRWFESLRVEVPSAIAPAATGRVGIDAGINRLLTLSTGEPVDNPRHERRERAALVRAQRELARKEKGSRNREKARLRVARVHARIADRRRDVWHQVTTRLVRENQVLVIEDLAVSNMLRNHTLARAISDASWRMFRTLLEYKAAEYGRTLIAVPRWYPSTRLCSVCGVRADKMALSVRAWTCTGCGTGHDRDVNAARNILAAGQAVTACVADVRPQRGTTSRAGSRR from the coding sequence ATGGCCGAGGGGGTGGAGCGCGGTTACCGCTACCGCTTCTACCCCACCCCGGCCCAGGCGCAGTTGTTGACGAAGACGTTCGGGTGTGTGCGGCTGGTCTACAACCTGGGGTTGGAGGCCCGCCAGGACGCCTGGCAGTCCCGGCAGGAGACGCTCGGTTACGGTGCGACGTCGGCTTTGCTGACCGGCTGGAAGAAGACGCCGGAGTTCGCGTTTTTGAATGAGGTGTCGTGTGTGCCGTTGCAGCAGACACTGCGGCACCTCGATACCGCCTACACAAAGTTCTTCGCCGGCCAGACGAGGTTTCCGCGGTTCAAATCGAAGAAGCGGTCGCGAAGGTCGGCGGAGTTCACCAGCAGTGCCTTCACGTTTCGTGACGGTGAGTTGCGGCTGGCGAAGCTGATGGACACCCCGTTGGCGGTGGTGTGGTCGCGGCCCCTGCCCGCCGGTGTGGCGCCGAAGACGGTGACGGTGTCGCAGGACCGTGCCGGCCGCTGGTTCGAGTCGTTGCGGGTCGAGGTGCCCTCCGCCATCGCCCCGGCCGCTACCGGCAGGGTCGGGATCGACGCCGGAATCAACCGGCTGTTGACCCTGTCCACTGGTGAGCCGGTGGACAATCCACGTCACGAGCGGCGGGAGCGGGCCGCTCTGGTGCGGGCGCAGCGGGAGTTGGCGCGTAAGGAGAAGGGTTCCCGTAACAGGGAGAAGGCGCGGTTGAGGGTGGCGCGGGTGCATGCCCGCATCGCTGACCGGCGCCGGGATGTGTGGCATCAGGTGACGACTCGGCTCGTGCGCGAAAATCAAGTGCTCGTGATCGAGGACCTCGCGGTGTCCAACATGCTCCGCAACCACACGCTGGCGCGGGCGATCAGCGACGCGTCCTGGCGTATGTTCCGCACCCTGCTGGAATACAAGGCCGCCGAGTACGGGCGGACGCTGATCGCGGTGCCGCGTTGGTATCCGTCGACCCGGTTGTGTTCGGTGTGCGGGGTGCGGGCGGACAAGATGGCGTTGTCGGTGCGGGCATGGACCTGTACCGGCTGCGGGACCGGGCATGATCGGGACGTGAATGCGGCCCGCAACATTTTGGCCGCCGGGCAGGCGGTGACGGCCTGTGTAGCTGATGTCAGACCTCAACGGGGAACCACCTCCCGGGCGGGCAGCCGGCGATGA
- a CDS encoding purine-cytosine permease family protein → MTDIQRPRVTEVEQHGIDTIPAAHRHSRPLDLFRIQFGGANTFATVILGTFPVLLGLSLWQAVAATVLGVLVGSVFLAPMGLFGPLTGTNNAVASGAHFGVRGRIVGSFLSLLTAIAFYSISVWVSGDAVVGALVRLAGVDDSDLLRGVVYAILGAIVIVVVIYGYAFMLLVNKIVVYGNTALILLGVLAYSGTLDFGYNPGPEAYALGSFWPTFVLSALIVMGNPISFGAFLGDWSRYIPAATKPSRLLAATFGAQLATLVPFLFGVFTATLVAGEADYIVALINVSPAWYALLLIVVAFLGGLSTGITSLYGTGLDFSSVFPRLNRVQASLVIGGLAFVFILVGRLAFDLLASVNAFVGAIVICTTPWMIIMTIGYVVRRGHYREADLQVFNQGRIGGAYWFGNGVNWRGMAAWIPAAILGLLFANYPPLIEGPFRNVAGGIDISLPVSIGTAAVLYLALIHLFPEPRYVFGPDGPRGVPAAEAEMPAIVDDHAASEHRVKARTGATE, encoded by the coding sequence ATGACAGACATACAGCGACCCAGGGTCACCGAGGTCGAGCAGCACGGCATCGACACCATTCCGGCGGCACACCGGCACTCCCGTCCCCTCGACCTCTTCCGCATCCAGTTCGGCGGGGCGAACACGTTCGCCACCGTCATCCTGGGCACCTTTCCCGTACTCCTCGGTCTCTCCCTCTGGCAGGCGGTCGCCGCGACCGTCCTCGGTGTCCTGGTCGGATCGGTCTTCCTCGCCCCGATGGGCCTGTTCGGGCCGCTCACCGGCACCAACAACGCGGTCGCCTCAGGCGCACACTTCGGGGTCCGCGGCCGGATCGTCGGCTCGTTCCTGTCCCTGCTCACCGCGATCGCCTTCTACTCGATCTCGGTGTGGGTCAGCGGCGACGCGGTGGTGGGCGCACTGGTCCGGCTGGCCGGCGTGGACGACTCCGACCTGCTGCGCGGAGTGGTCTACGCGATCCTCGGCGCGATCGTCATCGTCGTCGTGATCTACGGCTACGCGTTCATGCTGCTGGTCAACAAAATCGTCGTCTACGGCAACACGGCCCTGATACTCCTCGGCGTTCTGGCGTACAGTGGAACGCTCGATTTCGGCTACAACCCGGGCCCGGAGGCGTACGCACTGGGTTCGTTCTGGCCGACGTTCGTGCTCTCCGCCCTGATCGTGATGGGCAACCCGATCTCGTTCGGCGCGTTCCTCGGTGACTGGTCCCGCTACATCCCGGCCGCCACCAAGCCGTCCCGCCTGCTCGCGGCCACCTTCGGCGCTCAGCTCGCCACGCTCGTGCCGTTCCTGTTCGGCGTCTTCACCGCGACCCTGGTCGCCGGCGAGGCCGACTACATCGTCGCCCTGATCAACGTCTCCCCGGCGTGGTATGCGTTGCTGCTGATCGTGGTGGCGTTCCTCGGCGGCCTGTCCACCGGCATCACCTCGCTCTACGGCACCGGCCTGGACTTCTCGTCGGTCTTCCCGCGGCTCAACCGGGTGCAGGCGTCGCTGGTCATCGGCGGCCTGGCCTTCGTCTTCATCCTCGTCGGGCGGCTCGCCTTCGACCTGCTGGCCAGTGTGAACGCGTTCGTCGGCGCTATCGTCATCTGCACCACCCCGTGGATGATCATCATGACGATCGGGTATGTCGTCCGGCGCGGCCACTACCGCGAGGCCGACCTGCAGGTGTTCAACCAGGGCCGGATCGGCGGCGCCTACTGGTTCGGCAACGGCGTCAACTGGCGCGGCATGGCCGCCTGGATCCCGGCCGCGATCCTCGGCCTGCTGTTCGCCAACTACCCACCGCTGATCGAGGGCCCGTTCCGCAACGTCGCGGGCGGCATCGACATCAGCCTCCCGGTCTCCATCGGCACCGCCGCCGTCCTGTACCTCGCACTGATCCATCTGTTCCCCGAGCCCCGCTACGTCTTCGGTCCGGACGGGCCGCGCGGTGTCCCGGCCGCCGAGGCCGAGATGCCGGCGATCGTCGACGACCACGCCGCCTCCGAGCACCGCGTCAAGGCGCGCACCGGCGCCACCGAGTAA